In the genome of Panthera uncia isolate 11264 chromosome B3 unlocalized genomic scaffold, Puncia_PCG_1.0 HiC_scaffold_1, whole genome shotgun sequence, one region contains:
- the NUMB gene encoding protein numb homolog isoform X4, with translation MNKLRQSFRRKKDVYVPEASRPHQWQTDEEGVRTGKCSFPVKYLGHVEVDESRGMHICEDAVKRLKATGKKAVKAVLWVSADGLRVVDEKTKDLIVDQTIEKVSFCAPDRNFDRAFSYICRDGTTRRWICHCFMAVKDTGERLSHAVGCAFAACLERKQKREKECGVTATFDASRTTFTREGSFRVTTATEQAEREEIMKQIQDAKKDKTAVGSSVAPGNTAPSPSSPTSPTSDATASLETNNPHAIPRRHAPIEQLARQGSFRGFPALSQKMSPFKRQLSLRINELPSTMQRKTDFPIKNAVPEVEGEAESISSLCSQITNAFSTPTEDPFSSAPMTKPVTVLAPQSPAFQGLCIHCKMAWSSQHQLFCLICSTVIAHRPDRAPKGHPFTLHELTPSMLSAPIVANGTDSAFHVLAAKPAHTALAPVAMPVRETNPWAHAPDAANKGIAATRSGTEWSQSSGAASPGLFQAGHRRTPSEADRWLEEVSKSVRAQQPQASAASLQPVLQPPPPTAITQPAPSFQGNAFLTSQPVPVGVVPPLPPAFVPAQSYPVANGMPYPAPNVPVVGITPSQMVANVFGTAGHPQAAHSHQSPSLVKQQTFPQYETSSATASPFFKPPAQHLNGSAAFNGVDDGRLASGDKHTEVPAGACPVDPFEAQWAALESKSKQRTNPSPTNPFSSDLQKTFEIEL, from the exons actggaaagaaagcaGTTAAGGCAGTCCTGTGGGTATCAGCAGATGGACTCAGAGTTGTGGATGAAAAAACTAAG GACCTCATAGTTGACCAGACAATAGAAAAAGTTTCTTTCTGTGCTCCGGATAGGAACTTTGATAGAGCCTTCTCTTACATATGTCGTGACGGCACCACTCGGCGCTGGATCTGTCATTGCTTCATGGCTGTCAAGGACACA GGTGAGAGATTGAGTCATGCAGTAGGCTGTGCATTTGCAGCCTGTTTGGAACGGAAACAGAAGCGGGAGAAGGAATGTGGAGTGACTGCTACTTTTGATGCCAGTCGGACCACTTTTACAAGAGAAGGATCATTCCGTGTCACAACAGCCACAGAgcaagcagaaagagaggagattaTGAAACAAATCCAAGATGCCAAGAAAG ATAAGACAGCTGTTGGCTCATCAGTGGCTCCTGGCAACACTGCCCCATCCCCatcctctcccacctctcccacTTCGGATGCCACTGCCTCTCTGGAGACGAACAATCCTCATGCCATCCCACGCCGGCATGCGCCCATTGAACAACTTGCTCGCCAAGGCTCTTTCCGAGGATTTCCTGCTCTTAGCCAGAAGATGTCACCCTTTAAACGCCAACTATCCCTGCGCATCAATGAGTTGCCTTCCACTATGCAGAGGAAGACTGATTTCCCCATAAAAAATGCAG TGCCAGAAGtagaaggggaggcagagagtATCAGCTCCCTGTGCTCACAGATCACCAATGCCTTCAGCACACCCACGGAGGATCCCTTCTCATCTGCCCCAATGACCAAACCGGTGACAGTGCTAGCACCACAGTCTCCTGCCTTTCAAG GTTTGTGTATCCATTGCAAGATGGCATGGTCATCCCAACACCAACTTTTCTGTCTTATCTGTTCCACCGTTATCGCACATCGGCCTGACCGAGCTCCAAAAGGTCACCCATTCACCCTGCATGAATTAACTCCATCGATGTTGTCTGCTCCCATTGTAGCTAATGGCACTGACTCAGCCTTCCATGTGCTTGCTGCTAAGCCAGCCCATACTGCTCTAGCACCCGTAGCAATGCCTGTTCGTGAAACCAACCCTTGGGCCCATGCCCCTGATGCTGCTAACAAGGGAATTGCAGCCACACGTTCGG GGACCGAGTGGAGTCAATCTTCTGGTGCTGCATCTCCAGGTCTCTTCCAGGCTGGTCACAGACGCACTCCCTCTGAGGCTGACCGCTGGTTAGAAGAGGTGTCCAAGAGTGTCCGGGCGCAGCAGCCCCAGGCCTCAGCTGCCTCTCTGCAGCCAGTTCTCCAGCCTCCTCCACCCACTGCCATCACCCAGCCAGCGCCATCTTTCCAAGGGAATGCATTCCTCACCTCTCAGCCCGTACCAGTGGGTGTGGTCCCACCCCTGCCACCAGCCTTTGTCCCTGCCCAGTCCTATCCTGTGGCCAATGGGATGCCCTATCCAGCCCCTAATGTGCCTGTGGTGGGCATCACTCCCTCCCAGATGGTAGCCAACGTGTTTGGCACTGCAGGCCACCCTCAGGCTGCCCACTCCCATCAGTCTCCCAGCCTGGTCAAGCAGCAGACATTCCCTCAGTATGAGACAAGCAGTGCTACTGCCAGTCCCTTCTTTAAGCCTCCTGCTCAGCACCTCAACGGTTCTGCAGCTTTCAATGGTGTAGACGATGGCAGGTTAGCCTCGGGAGATAAGCACACAGAGGTTCCTGCAGGGGCCTGCCCGGTGGATCCCTTCGAAGCCCAGTGGGCTGCATTAGAAAGCAAGTCCAAGCAGCGTACTAACCCCTCTCCCACCAACCCTTTCTCCAGTGACttacagaaaacatttgaaattgaACTTTAA
- the NUMB gene encoding protein numb homolog isoform X3, giving the protein MNKLRQSFRRKKDVYVPEASRPHQWQTDEEGVRTGKCSFPVKYLGHVEVDESRGMHICEDAVKRLKATGKKAVKAVLWVSADGLRVVDEKTKDLIVDQTIEKVSFCAPDRNFDRAFSYICRDGTTRRWICHCFMAVKDTGERLSHAVGCAFAACLERKQKREKECGVTATFDASRTTFTREGSFRVTTATEQAEREEIMKQIQDAKKAETDKTAVGSSVAPGNTAPSPSSPTSPTSDATASLETNNPHAIPRRHAPIEQLARQGSFRGFPALSQKMSPFKRQLSLRINELPSTMQRKTDFPIKNAVPEVEGEAESISSLCSQITNAFSTPTEDPFSSAPMTKPVTVLAPQSPAFQGLCIHCKMAWSSQHQLFCLICSTVIAHRPDRAPKGHPFTLHELTPSMLSAPIVANGTDSAFHVLAAKPAHTALAPVAMPVRETNPWAHAPDAANKGIAATRSGTEWSQSSGAASPGLFQAGHRRTPSEADRWLEEVSKSVRAQQPQASAASLQPVLQPPPPTAITQPAPSFQGNAFLTSQPVPVGVVPPLPPAFVPAQSYPVANGMPYPAPNVPVVGITPSQMVANVFGTAGHPQAAHSHQSPSLVKQQTFPQYETSSATASPFFKPPAQHLNGSAAFNGVDDGRLASGDKHTEVPAGACPVDPFEAQWAALESKSKQRTNPSPTNPFSSDLQKTFEIEL; this is encoded by the exons actggaaagaaagcaGTTAAGGCAGTCCTGTGGGTATCAGCAGATGGACTCAGAGTTGTGGATGAAAAAACTAAG GACCTCATAGTTGACCAGACAATAGAAAAAGTTTCTTTCTGTGCTCCGGATAGGAACTTTGATAGAGCCTTCTCTTACATATGTCGTGACGGCACCACTCGGCGCTGGATCTGTCATTGCTTCATGGCTGTCAAGGACACA GGTGAGAGATTGAGTCATGCAGTAGGCTGTGCATTTGCAGCCTGTTTGGAACGGAAACAGAAGCGGGAGAAGGAATGTGGAGTGACTGCTACTTTTGATGCCAGTCGGACCACTTTTACAAGAGAAGGATCATTCCGTGTCACAACAGCCACAGAgcaagcagaaagagaggagattaTGAAACAAATCCAAGATGCCAAGAAAG CTGAAACAGATAAGACAGCTGTTGGCTCATCAGTGGCTCCTGGCAACACTGCCCCATCCCCatcctctcccacctctcccacTTCGGATGCCACTGCCTCTCTGGAGACGAACAATCCTCATGCCATCCCACGCCGGCATGCGCCCATTGAACAACTTGCTCGCCAAGGCTCTTTCCGAGGATTTCCTGCTCTTAGCCAGAAGATGTCACCCTTTAAACGCCAACTATCCCTGCGCATCAATGAGTTGCCTTCCACTATGCAGAGGAAGACTGATTTCCCCATAAAAAATGCAG TGCCAGAAGtagaaggggaggcagagagtATCAGCTCCCTGTGCTCACAGATCACCAATGCCTTCAGCACACCCACGGAGGATCCCTTCTCATCTGCCCCAATGACCAAACCGGTGACAGTGCTAGCACCACAGTCTCCTGCCTTTCAAG GTTTGTGTATCCATTGCAAGATGGCATGGTCATCCCAACACCAACTTTTCTGTCTTATCTGTTCCACCGTTATCGCACATCGGCCTGACCGAGCTCCAAAAGGTCACCCATTCACCCTGCATGAATTAACTCCATCGATGTTGTCTGCTCCCATTGTAGCTAATGGCACTGACTCAGCCTTCCATGTGCTTGCTGCTAAGCCAGCCCATACTGCTCTAGCACCCGTAGCAATGCCTGTTCGTGAAACCAACCCTTGGGCCCATGCCCCTGATGCTGCTAACAAGGGAATTGCAGCCACACGTTCGG GGACCGAGTGGAGTCAATCTTCTGGTGCTGCATCTCCAGGTCTCTTCCAGGCTGGTCACAGACGCACTCCCTCTGAGGCTGACCGCTGGTTAGAAGAGGTGTCCAAGAGTGTCCGGGCGCAGCAGCCCCAGGCCTCAGCTGCCTCTCTGCAGCCAGTTCTCCAGCCTCCTCCACCCACTGCCATCACCCAGCCAGCGCCATCTTTCCAAGGGAATGCATTCCTCACCTCTCAGCCCGTACCAGTGGGTGTGGTCCCACCCCTGCCACCAGCCTTTGTCCCTGCCCAGTCCTATCCTGTGGCCAATGGGATGCCCTATCCAGCCCCTAATGTGCCTGTGGTGGGCATCACTCCCTCCCAGATGGTAGCCAACGTGTTTGGCACTGCAGGCCACCCTCAGGCTGCCCACTCCCATCAGTCTCCCAGCCTGGTCAAGCAGCAGACATTCCCTCAGTATGAGACAAGCAGTGCTACTGCCAGTCCCTTCTTTAAGCCTCCTGCTCAGCACCTCAACGGTTCTGCAGCTTTCAATGGTGTAGACGATGGCAGGTTAGCCTCGGGAGATAAGCACACAGAGGTTCCTGCAGGGGCCTGCCCGGTGGATCCCTTCGAAGCCCAGTGGGCTGCATTAGAAAGCAAGTCCAAGCAGCGTACTAACCCCTCTCCCACCAACCCTTTCTCCAGTGACttacagaaaacatttgaaattgaACTTTAA